A segment of the Veillonellales bacterium genome:
ACAGCCGCTAAGGAAGCGTCCGCCGGAATAAGCCCTAACTGGGAGATCAAACTGTAAACCGGCCGGTCCACATGGCTGGCAATACACACTCCGCCTAATGCAGCTGCCTCCCTGGAAGCCGCCGCTACACCAATGGACATGGCCGTCAGCAGCAGCTCCGGCTTGACCCGGACCAGTTCATCATCGGCATCCACCACATACTGGGCGCCAAACCGAGTCTCGTCATTCATCTGACCGGAGCGAAAAGGTTGAATAAAAGCGTTCCACTGCTCCATTTTCTTAATACTGTCAAACAGCACTATAATATGGACTTCTTCTTTTGTCTCCAATTCCATTCCCGGTATTACGGTGACACCACTGTTCGCTGCCGCCTGAACCGCAGCATACACATTATCACAGGCATTATGATCCGTAATCGCAATTATCTGAATTCCGGCCAAAACCGCATGCTTAATGATATTGCGCGGCGTCATTTCCACGGCGGCACAAGGCGAAAGCAGCGAATGAACGTGAAGATCGGCCACATAATGCTGCATCATTGTCCGGTAATTCCCAGCCCGTACAATCGTCCGATGACCTCGAAGGCCGGGAGAGGCGTTGTCAGCAGCACAACTCCTTCCTGCCTGGCCTTTTCCACAGCCTGGGGCTCTACCGGTGCGGCACCGGCAATAATGACCGCTGCCATTCCCACTAAAGACGCCACTGCCACCACATTTTGATGTCCCTGCATCGTTACCCAGACAGAGCCGCTTTTCGCCTGCCCCATCGCATTGCTGAGAAGGTCGGCCCCATAGCCGCCGGTAATGTTCTGCTCCAGCCCGCTGCTGCCGGCAACGATCTTCAATCCCAGGCGGGATACAATCTCTTGTACTGTCATAAACATCCTCCTTTTTCCGGATACCGCTATTAGGAAGAATCTTTATCCAAGGAAGGGGGCATTTTTTCTGCCAGTGCTTTCATCTCCTGAGCCAGATCCCGTACCCTCTCCCGGAGTTTAAAGACACAATCTGTTTCACTGGCAACACCCTGGGCAATATCCTCTGCCAATGCCTTGCAAGTCGGTGAACCGCAGGAGCCGCAATCCAGGCCCGGCAGCTGCTGCAGCATTTTTTCCATAACTTCCACTTTATACATTGCCTTGCATATATCCTCATCCAGCCGCATAATCGGCCGGGGCTCAATCGCCCGCCGCTCATTGACGCCTAACTCGGATTCTTTATACTCCTGCAGCGGCTTCCTGCCTATAGCAATATCTTCCTGCTGCATTTTCCTGGCTCGCTGCTGCAGATTGTATTCGGCCACAAACCGGTTCTGAACCGTTAATGGTCCGCCAATACACCCGCCGGCACAGGCTAATGTCTCCACATAATCAATACCGTTTAGTCTTCCCAGGGCTATTTGCTCTAACACATCACTGACACTATGAATACCATGAACCACCAGCCTGTTCATATTTTCCATGCCCACAGCACTGCTTTCCCCGCCGGCTACCGCCCAGTTCACGCCAATCCAGGATGAATGGCGGCGTGTATCGGCAGTCAACCCGCCCTGCAGCAATTTAAACAATTCGCCATAAATTCGGGAAATTCCGATAGCGCCGGTAATATTGGATTTTTCCGACCCCAAGGGCTGCTTTACTGACGTCATCTTCGCCGGGCAAGGCGTAATAAACCAAATACCGATGTCTTCCGGATTGAGATTCTGCTCCCGGCTGGCTTTGGCCCGCATCACCCTCGCCGCAACTTCAACCGGAGCATCAATCGGCACCAGGTAATCGATCAGCTCGGGAAATTTAATCTGTATCAACCGCACCACCGCCGGACAAGCGGAAGAAATAACCGGCCGCTTTATTCCCGGCCGTTTTAGATAGTCCTTAATAGCCAGGGATACAATTTCCGCTCCCCGGGCCACTTCAAACACTTTATCAAAGCCCAGCTGAGTCAAGCCGAATAAGATTTCATCAATCCGGGTAGTTATCCCGAATTGAGCATAGAGAGTTGGCGCCGGCAGCGCAATGTTGAAACGATAATCCGCTAAATTTTTCAGATCATCGGTGACCACTGTTTTGGCATGATTGGGACAGCGGCGGATGCATTCTCCGCAGTCAATACAGCGGGATTCAGTAATCTGTGCTTTACCGCCCCGAATGCGGATGGCTTCCATGGGACAACGTTTCGCACAAATAACACAGCCTTTGCAGCGATCGGCAATCAATCGCACTGAGTGAAAATACTCATTCATTTCCAACACCACGCAATCTCTTAGTACTATGCAGTGCACATTCTAGCAATAGGGATGAATCAATGAAAAATTATCATCCGAATTTTGGTCCCTACACCGAGCTTTGATTGAATTTCGAACTTATCAGTACAGCGCATCATATTCGGCAGCCCCATTCCGGCACCGAAGCCCATTTCCCGTACATAATCCGGTGCTGTGGAGTATCCTTCCCGCATCGCCAGCTCAATATCCCCAATTCCCGGACCTTCATCATCCAGCGTAATACTGGTACAGACAGGTGAAATCACCGCCTGCATAACGCCCCGAACCGCATGGATAATAACATTCATTTCCCCTTCGTAGGCACTAATGGCAATCCGGCGAATAACATCGGAACCAACGCCAAGCTGTTGCAGTACCCGTTTAATCTTGCCGGAAGCTTCGCCGGCAGTTTCAAAATCCAGCCCCTGCAACGTGAATTTCAAAATAATTTCCTTTTCCTCTTTGTTTACTTCAACCATTATCAGCACCTTTCAAACCGCTTTGATAAAGTCGCCCGCATGCCTCATACATGGGAAACGGCGAAGCCAGCAAAGGAATATCTTTGATCCTCGCCATAGCAATGAGCTCCGGCTTCGGTCGTTTTCCCCACACAAAAACAATGCCGATCAAATCACTCATATCTGCTGTACGAATGACCTGGATATGAGTTAAAGCGGTTAATAACAAAGTTTTTTCTTGCGTAAAAGCCAATACGTCACTCAGTAAATCAGCGCCGCACACTGCGAAGATTTCCCGGTTGAGCCATTCTGAACCGCATAACACCTCAGCTTCCAAAATTTTCTGCACATCCGCCAGTTTCATCGTCCGCCCCCTCTTTTACAATTACCCAAGCTAAAAAGAAGTTAGAACTTTCACAAAACCTTATATAGCAGAAAAGGGCCTACGGCCCTTTTTTATCAATTCGTCTTTCCTCACAGATATCTATTATGTAATGTTCGCTATTATTATTAGAAATCCTGCTATAATTTATAATCTCTTTACAAATTTCGTGTTGATCCCACACATGTATGTTCTTTGCCAAACTATAACCACCAAAGCATTCAACAGCCAAAACAGCATGGACATTTGAATATTGAACATGACGTAATCGGTAAACCCGCTTACCAATAATCCGGCTACGGACGACAAAATTCCCAGCATGATACCGGCGGTCCAGCGATCGGCGGTAGCAGCCAAAATAGTCAGAGCCCGGCGGACATGACCGAACAAAATGGTCAAAAAGGCAAGAAAACCGGGAATGCCGATTTCAGCGGCAATATTCAGGTACATATTGTGAGCATGTACGATTTTTGTTGATGCATCATTGATAAAAAAATCATATTGGGGATATACAAGCCAGTAGGCTCCCCAGCCGATACCAAATAAAGGATGATCCCGAATCATGGCCAGAGTACTTTCCCATAAAGCGAAGCGTAAAGTAGCTGATGTATCCGTGGGATTTAAAATTGAAACCAGCCGCTCGAGAAAAACATCATGAACCGTAAAAGCCAGGAGCGGAATAAACAGCAGCAGCCAAAAAATTTTTCGATTATACAGAATGCCGTAAACAATAACCGTTGCTAAAAGACTGATCCAAGCTCCGCGGCAATAAGTAAGTGCCAGGCAAACGCCAAACAGCATAACGAGACCAAACCACAGCAACTTTTTTCGCCATTGAGCCGCAGTGCAGCCTATCCCCGCCGCCAAAGACATCATGGTAACCAGAAAGCCTGCCAGCAAATTGGGATTCTCCAGGGTAGAAAACACCCGGAATTTTAAATCGGGAAACTGTTCAGTATCCACCCATTCTCCGGCGGATGCAGCAGCCCCAAATAAATATTGATAAAATCCATAGACAGTTATTGCGGCGGCAGCTCCTAACAGCACCAGGATCAACCGCTTTACCTGCTCCATAGAATGAATATTATTAATCACGAAGTAATAAAGCAATAGGTAGCGTCCCATAAGATGCGAATAATTATAAAGGCTGAATTTCCAGTCCGGCGATCCCAAAATAGATGCCGCTGATAAAAGCACCAGCAGAATAATGATCTTATCAAAAGGAGTCCGCTTCAAATTCATCCGGCGCAATAGGACCATTTTCCCCACCCAGAGCAGTGTCCCGGCAGCTAAAAAAGCGCTGGTTATAGTAAGAGATATTGGTAAAAAAAAGGTCACCGCCAAAATGCAGTACTCAATTAAATAATCAAGATCGTATCGGGCTTGAAGCGACTGATAGATTATTTTCACAAATTCACCTATTCTTATTCATCATAAGCTGAGTCACAAATTCTTGCTTCATCTTATGACGTTTCTAAACGATACCGGATTACCTTATATTATACATACCCGGAGGATATTTTGTCTACCCGCCGATGAGCTGCCGGGCGGTGCCAATTAAATACAGGGAGCCGGCCATGCAGATCAGGCCCTGATCGCCGGAAAGGACTTTAACCCGCTTTATTCCGGCTGCAATGGAAGAAGCTGTTTCCACATGACGGGCGACAATTTTTTCAGCAACTTTTGCCGGATCACCGGCCCGCTCCGACAGCGGTGCCACGACGACTGCCTGATCCTGAGGCCGGATTAAATTTTTGACAATACCGGCGATATCCTTATCCTGCAAAATTCCCAGCAAAAAAGTGACTTGCCGCTGAGGAAAGAATTCATCCAAACTTTCCCGCAAGGTCCTGGCTCCGTCCGGATTATGAGCGCCGTCAACCACAATCAGCGGCTGACGGGAAACAATTTCAAACCGGCCCGGCCACCGTACCCGGGCAAGCCCCTCCCGTATAGCAGCAACATCGATCCGGCTGTCCTTCCCGGCAAGCAGCATGGCGGTCATAATCGCCACGGCACAATTTTCCACCTGATGGCGGCCCAGCAAATTCAGAGAAAAAGCGCCAAGAAAGCCGAATCGGCCCGTCTGAATGGTAATTTTCTGTCTGTAATCAGCCGAGCCTTCAAATTGGCCGTAAAAATCCCGGCCTAAAACATACAAAGCCGCATCCTTTTCCCTGGCAGTACAGTCGATTACCTTAAGAGCCGCTCCCCTGGCAGCGGTAATTACCGGTACCCCCGGTTTGATAATGCCTGCTTTATGGCGGGCAATTTCTTCAATCGTACTGCCGCAGCGATCTGTATGCTCCAAGGTAACATTGGTGATTACGGCAGCTTCCGGCAAAATCACATTCGTAGAATCCAGCAAACCTCCCAGGCCCACTTCGATCACCGCATATTCCACGCCGGCTGCCGCGAAATAATAAAATGCGGCGGCCGTCAGCACCTCAAACTCCGTGGGATGCTCCCAGCCTTCCGCCGCCATTTGATTCACAAACCGGCTGGTATAACCGATCGTCTCGCCAAAAACCTGGCGGGAAACGGATTCACCGTCAATGCTCATCCGTTCGGTGTAATCGACCAAATGGGGCGAAGTATACATTCCTGTCTTAATGCCGCTGGCTGTCAGGATTCCTCGGATCATCGCCGTCGTTGAGCCCTTGCCGTTTGTTCCCGTCACATGTACTGTTTTAAACCGTCGTTCGGGATGATGCATAAATTCAAGCAGCTTTTCAATCCGGCTCAATCCTAATTGAATGCCGAATTTACTCAGACCGGCCAAGTACTCCAATGATTGTTCATAGGTCATCCTGTCTCACCCCGCTGATATAATTTCGGCAAGGGCCGGCAAAACCTGCCCTTGCTTATTAAAATCACAATTTTGCCAAATATTCCAGTCGTTCCTTGATTGCCACACATTTTTCCTGAAATTCCGTTTGCTTAGCCTTTTCCTTGGCAATGACTTCCGCCGGAGCCTTGGCCGCAAACCCGGCGTTGCTGAGTTTGCCGGCAATACGGGCCAAATCCCTCTGAAGCCCCGCCATTTCCTTATTTAATCGGGCTGTCTCTTTTTCAATATCAATCAGACCTTTCAGCGGCAGGTAAATTTCCACACCGCTGACTACAGCCGTCATGGCATTTTCCGGTTTCGTATCATTGACCGGCAGCAGAGTGACTGGCCGGGCGGCAGCCAATGACTCCAGATATTGAATGTTAGCCGCGAAAACAGATTGCAGCTTTTCGGAAGCGAACTGGAGAATCACCGGACTTTTCCGTCCCGGCGGAACATTCATTTCTGCCCGCATGTTGCGGACAGCCTTAACCGTATCCATAATAACATTCATGCTTTCTTCCGCCTGTCCATTAACCAGCTTATCAATTTCCGACGGCCAGGCAGCCACCATAATGCTCTTGCCCGTGTGAGGCAGATGCTGCCAAATCGTTTCGGTAATAAACGGCATGAAGGGATGCAGCAGTTTCAGGGTATTTTCCAGCACATACCACAGTACATATTGCGCCGTTGCCCGGCTGGCAGCATCCGCTTGATTGTATAACCGGCTTTTTGCCAGTTCAATATACCAGTCACAATACTCGTTCCAAATGAACTCATATAACACCCGGGCAGCCTCACCCA
Coding sequences within it:
- a CDS encoding PHP domain-containing protein, which produces MMQHYVADLHVHSLLSPCAAVEMTPRNIIKHAVLAGIQIIAITDHNACDNVYAAVQAAANSGVTVIPGMELETKEEVHIIVLFDSIKKMEQWNAFIQPFRSGQMNDETRFGAQYVVDADDELVRVKPELLLTAMSIGVAAASREAAALGGVCIASHVDRPVYSLISQLGLIPADASLAAVEVSRRMKPEEAPVLLPAIGRLPVVTASDAHTIRDLLIGPRTVFCLEQPTLAEIAMALAGQGSRKFMA
- a CDS encoding DRTGG domain-containing protein — protein: MTVQEIVSRLGLKIVAGSSGLEQNITGGYGADLLSNAMGQAKSGSVWVTMQGHQNVVAVASLVGMAAVIIAGAAPVEPQAVEKARQEGVVLLTTPLPAFEVIGRLYGLGITGQ
- a CDS encoding [Fe-Fe] hydrogenase large subunit C-terminal domain-containing protein, whose translation is MNEYFHSVRLIADRCKGCVICAKRCPMEAIRIRGGKAQITESRCIDCGECIRRCPNHAKTVVTDDLKNLADYRFNIALPAPTLYAQFGITTRIDEILFGLTQLGFDKVFEVARGAEIVSLAIKDYLKRPGIKRPVISSACPAVVRLIQIKFPELIDYLVPIDAPVEVAARVMRAKASREQNLNPEDIGIWFITPCPAKMTSVKQPLGSEKSNITGAIGISRIYGELFKLLQGGLTADTRRHSSWIGVNWAVAGGESSAVGMENMNRLVVHGIHSVSDVLEQIALGRLNGIDYVETLACAGGCIGGPLTVQNRFVAEYNLQQRARKMQQEDIAIGRKPLQEYKESELGVNERRAIEPRPIMRLDEDICKAMYKVEVMEKMLQQLPGLDCGSCGSPTCKALAEDIAQGVASETDCVFKLRERVRDLAQEMKALAEKMPPSLDKDSS
- a CDS encoding DRTGG domain-containing protein; protein product: MKLADVQKILEAEVLCGSEWLNREIFAVCGADLLSDVLAFTQEKTLLLTALTHIQVIRTADMSDLIGIVFVWGKRPKPELIAMARIKDIPLLASPFPMYEACGRLYQSGLKGADNG
- a CDS encoding O-antigen ligase family protein yields the protein MKIIYQSLQARYDLDYLIEYCILAVTFFLPISLTITSAFLAAGTLLWVGKMVLLRRMNLKRTPFDKIIILLVLLSAASILGSPDWKFSLYNYSHLMGRYLLLYYFVINNIHSMEQVKRLILVLLGAAAAITVYGFYQYLFGAAASAGEWVDTEQFPDLKFRVFSTLENPNLLAGFLVTMMSLAAGIGCTAAQWRKKLLWFGLVMLFGVCLALTYCRGAWISLLATVIVYGILYNRKIFWLLLFIPLLAFTVHDVFLERLVSILNPTDTSATLRFALWESTLAMIRDHPLFGIGWGAYWLVYPQYDFFINDASTKIVHAHNMYLNIAAEIGIPGFLAFLTILFGHVRRALTILAATADRWTAGIMLGILSSVAGLLVSGFTDYVMFNIQMSMLFWLLNALVVIVWQRTYMCGINTKFVKRL
- a CDS encoding folylpolyglutamate synthase/dihydrofolate synthase family protein, producing MTYEQSLEYLAGLSKFGIQLGLSRIEKLLEFMHHPERRFKTVHVTGTNGKGSTTAMIRGILTASGIKTGMYTSPHLVDYTERMSIDGESVSRQVFGETIGYTSRFVNQMAAEGWEHPTEFEVLTAAAFYYFAAAGVEYAVIEVGLGGLLDSTNVILPEAAVITNVTLEHTDRCGSTIEEIARHKAGIIKPGVPVITAARGAALKVIDCTAREKDAALYVLGRDFYGQFEGSADYRQKITIQTGRFGFLGAFSLNLLGRHQVENCAVAIMTAMLLAGKDSRIDVAAIREGLARVRWPGRFEIVSRQPLIVVDGAHNPDGARTLRESLDEFFPQRQVTFLLGILQDKDIAGIVKNLIRPQDQAVVVAPLSERAGDPAKVAEKIVARHVETASSIAAGIKRVKVLSGDQGLICMAGSLYLIGTARQLIGG